The following coding sequences lie in one Candidatus Neomarinimicrobiota bacterium genomic window:
- a CDS encoding tyrosine--tRNA ligase: MTMPPVNEQLELLRRGVEQIIPEEELVQKLEASLKSGHPLKVKLGCDPSRPDLHLGHTVVLRKLRQFQDFGHEAILVVGDFTGMIGDPTGRNKTRPALTLKEARQNGQSYYDQATLVLSSERLRIVYNSEWLSKLDFADLIRLASKITVARLLERDDFTRRLKEGTPISFHELLYPLAQAYDSVALEADVELGGTDQTFNLLVGRDFQRGMGQSPQVIITTPLIAGTDGKEKMSKSLGNDIALTDSADQMYGKLMSIPDTLILPYFEACTAAAPAELAAIAQELASPGVNPKAVKERLAAEVVTLYHGREAAIHAGKAFDALFSQGEPPADMPEYRIAAKNMFLVQVLKNAGLVASNGEGRRLIAQGAVKLDGEAVIDTERVLQPGSTGILKVGKRRFLRLVD, translated from the coding sequence ATGACGATGCCGCCGGTGAATGAACAGCTGGAGCTCCTGCGGCGGGGTGTCGAGCAGATCATCCCCGAAGAGGAGCTGGTGCAGAAGCTGGAGGCGTCGCTCAAGTCCGGGCATCCGCTGAAGGTGAAGCTGGGCTGCGACCCCAGCAGGCCCGATCTGCACCTCGGGCACACGGTTGTCCTGCGGAAATTGCGTCAATTCCAGGATTTTGGGCACGAGGCGATCCTGGTGGTGGGCGATTTCACCGGCATGATCGGCGACCCCACCGGGCGCAACAAGACCCGGCCGGCCCTGACGCTGAAAGAGGCGCGGCAGAACGGGCAGAGCTATTACGATCAGGCCACCCTCGTATTGAGCAGCGAGCGCCTGCGGATCGTCTACAACTCCGAGTGGCTCTCCAAACTGGATTTTGCCGACCTCATCCGGCTGGCCTCAAAAATCACCGTGGCCCGGCTGCTGGAGCGGGACGACTTCACGCGCCGCCTCAAGGAGGGCACCCCCATCTCATTCCACGAACTGCTCTACCCCCTGGCACAGGCCTACGACTCGGTAGCCCTGGAGGCCGACGTGGAACTGGGCGGCACCGACCAGACCTTCAACCTGCTGGTGGGGCGGGATTTCCAGCGCGGCATGGGGCAGTCGCCGCAGGTGATTATCACGACCCCCCTTATCGCCGGGACCGACGGCAAGGAGAAGATGTCCAAGTCGCTGGGCAACGACATCGCCCTCACCGACTCCGCCGACCAGATGTATGGCAAGCTCATGTCCATTCCGGATACGCTGATTCTGCCCTACTTCGAGGCTTGTACGGCCGCAGCTCCGGCTGAGCTGGCGGCGATTGCCCAGGAGCTGGCCTCGCCGGGCGTCAATCCCAAGGCGGTCAAGGAGCGGCTGGCGGCGGAGGTCGTGACGCTGTATCACGGTCGTGAGGCGGCGATCCATGCGGGGAAGGCCTTCGACGCGCTGTTCAGCCAGGGCGAGCCGCCCGCAGACATGCCGGAATATCGCATCGCCGCCAAAAACATGTTTCTGGTACAGGTCCTGAAAAATGCCGGACTGGTGGCCTCCAACGGGGAGGGCCGGCGGCTCATCGCTCAGGGCGCCGTGAAACTGGATGGCGAGGCGGTGATCGATACCGAACGGGTGTTGCAGCCCGGCAGTACGGGCATCCTCAAAGTGGGCAAACGCAGATTCTTAAGGCTGGTCGATTGA
- the smpB gene encoding SsrA-binding protein SmpB, whose protein sequence is MSAGKHIVATNRKARHQFHIVETYEAGLVLLGTEVKALREGKVSLIDGYARFQASELYLLDIHIGAYSHASVADHDPLRERKLLLSRRELGKLRKAVEVKGQTLVPLSVYFKGGWAKVDLAIAVGKQLRDKRRDLADRDAKRQLERVMKSRRGARHR, encoded by the coding sequence GTGAGCGCAGGAAAGCATATTGTGGCCACCAATCGCAAGGCGCGGCATCAGTTCCATATTGTCGAGACCTACGAAGCGGGCCTGGTACTGTTGGGCACCGAAGTCAAAGCATTGCGGGAAGGCAAGGTGAGCCTGATCGATGGCTACGCCCGCTTTCAGGCCAGCGAACTCTACCTGCTGGACATCCACATCGGGGCCTATTCGCATGCCAGTGTTGCGGACCACGATCCCCTGCGGGAGCGCAAACTGCTCCTGAGCAGGCGTGAACTGGGCAAATTGCGCAAGGCCGTGGAGGTCAAGGGCCAGACGCTGGTGCCGCTGTCGGTCTATTTCAAGGGCGGCTGGGCGAAGGTGGACCTGGCCATAGCCGTGGGCAAGCAGCTGCGCGACAAGCGGCGCGATCTTGCCGACCGGGATGCCAAGCGGCAGCTGGAGCGGGTCATGAAGAGCCGGCGGGGGGCCCGGCACCGATGA